GGTCCCGGTAACCTATTGAATCTATTGGAGTAATTCCTGGGACACTACTGGGTCGGCGCCGAAGCACGGAACACGACGGTTACCGCCCTGCTCGACAACCCGCGGATAGGCGTCGTGCAACTGGACCGGCGCGGGCGGATCATGGCGGTCAACGATCGCGCCGGCGGCATCCTGCGGCGTGGCGATGGGTTGGCAGATCGCAACGGAATGCTGCGCGCCCGCGCGCCGGAGGAACAGGTCCGTCTCGAGCGACTGGTGGGCGACGCGCTGCCGACTTCCGGCGCGGTCGCGGTCAGCGGCGCCATGCTGGTCCGCCGCTCGGCCGTGTCGCCGCCGTTCGCGGTGCACGTCAAGCCGGTGAGCGTCGCGCAACCGGACTACGGCGCGCGGCACGTCGCCGCGCTGGTGCTGATTGTCGAGCCGGCACACCACCAGCGTGTCGATCCGGGCCTGGTGGCCACGACCCTGGGTCTGACGCCCGGGGAGAGTCGGGTGGCGGTCTGGTTGGCGGAAGGCAAGAGCGTGCGGGACATGGCCGAGGCGACCGGACACACGCAAGGCGCCATCTACTGGCACCTGAAGGAGATCTACCGGAAGCAATCCATCTCGCGGCAGGTGGACCTGGTGCGGTTGGTGCTGTCGCTCGCCGAGTTCGGCGATCGGTCGGACCCCCCAATCCCCGGTGACGAGCGTCTCCGGCAACGCCGCCTTCCGCGGTAGTCCTGGCGGGCGACCTGATCCCCCACGGCGGTCTGCTCCGCCCGGATGGATCGGCCGTACCTGGTGGTCTGCACCGTTCTACGGCGCAGACTCCCCGGTCCGCGACAGGTCCCGATTCTTGATCGGCAGATTCCGGACCCGGATCCCCGTAGCGGCGAAGATGGCGTTGGTGACGGCCGGCGCCACCGGCGGCACGCCCGGCTCGCCGAGGCCGCCGAGGCGCTCGCCCGAGCGGATGAATGCCACCTGGACGTCGGGGGCGTCCACCATGCGGATCATCCGATGGTCGCCGAAGTTGCTCTCGACGACGCGGCCGCCCTCGATCGTGATCTCGCCGACCATGGCGGCGGAGAGACCGAAGACGACGCCGCCCTCGATCTGGGCCGCGGCGCCGTCGGTGTTGACCACGTCGCCGCAGTCGACGGCGGCATGGACGTTGCGGACGCGGAGCCTGCCTGCCGGTGAGACCGCCACGTGGGCCACCTGGGCGACGATGGAGCCGAAGCTCTCCGCGATGGCGATGCCCCGGCCTTCACCCTCCGGAAGCGGGCCGCCCCAGCCGGCCATCTCCGCCGCCCGGTCGAGCGCGGCGCGGAAACGGGGGTGCTCGTCCATCAGGTCGCGGCGGAACGCGTAGGGGTCTCGGCCTGCGGCGTGGGCCAGCTCGTCGATGAACGACTCCTTGAAGAAGCCGTGCTGCGAGTTGAGAACCGACCGCCACGCGCCCTCGCGGATGTGGTGTGCGACATTCCTCGCGTCGAACCGCTGGTCCGCGATGGCGTACGGCATGAACAGGGACTCGCGGTCGCCGCCCCCCGCGTAGTGGGCCCCGACGGCGAGCGGACGGCCGTCGGCATCGAGCGCACCCGCGTAGCGGCACATCGCGGCCGGCCGGTAGTAGTCGTGCTGGATGTCGTTCTCGCGGCTCCAGACCAGCTTGACCGGAACCGGCGACATCGCCTTCGCGATGCGCGCGGCGAGGTCGACGTAGTCGAAACAGAACGGGAGGCGGCGGCCGTAGCCTCCGCCGAGCATCAGGTTCGTGAGGTGGGCTCGATCCGTGTCGAAGTCCAGGGCGCTCGCCGCGACGGAGCGCGCGTTCAGCGGATCCTGGGTCCCCGCCCACACCTCGGCACGTTCACCCTCGACCCGCACGGTGCACGCCATCGGCTCCATCGTGGCGTGGGCGAGAAAGGGGACGCGGTAGTCGGCCGTGATGACCCTGGCGGCCTCCGCCGGCATCTGTGGGGCGGCGCCGAGTGCTTCGTCGAACGCCGCGAAGATGGACGCACTGGAGACGTCGCCGTGGCCGGCATCGTCGTACGCCGGCTCCAGTGCCGCGAGCGCCTTGCGGGCGCGCCAGTAGCTGTCGGCGACGACGGCGACCGCCTCCTCCAGTTCCACGACCGCCTCCACGCCGGGCATCGACTTCGCCGGCGCCGGGTCGACCGATATCAGCCTGCCGCCCTGCACCGGCGCGATGTCGACCGCCGCGTGGAGCATGCCGGGCAAGGTGAAGTCGATGCCGTAGCGAACGCCGCCGTCGACCTTCGGCGGGATGTCGAAGCGCGGCTTCGCGGTGCGCCGGATGGTGTAGGTGTCCGGATCCTTCAGCGCCGGGTTCGACGGGACCCCGATTGCCGCCGCGGCCCTCGCCAGCTCGCCGAAGCTCGCCCGCCGTCCGGTCGGCGCGTGCGCGACGTGGGACCGGGCCGCGGCGCACTCCGCGGCCGGGACGCCGAAGCGCTCCGCCGCCGCCGCGAGCAGCATCTCCCGCGCCGCCGCGCCCGCGATGCGCATGCCGTAGCCGGTGCCCCGCACCGCCAGCGACCCGCCGGTCGCCTGCGTGCCGAACCAGCGCGCGAGCCGGTAGGCGCCGTAGTCGACGGCGCGCCCCAGCGGCGCCGGCATCGACTCGCCCGTGAACGCGCGCAGCATGTAGGCGTTGGCGTACGCGTCGAGGGCGGGCGCCTCCTCGATGCGTACCCGTTCCCAGTCGGCCTCCATCTCTTCGGCCGCCATCATGGCGAGCCCGGTCTGCGGTCCCTGCCCCATCTCGCAGTGCGGAACCAGGATGGTGACGAAATTGTCGGGGGTGACCGTGATCCAGGTCGTCAGCTCGCCCTTGTCGATTGCATCCGCCGAGACGACGCCGTGGCGGCCCGGCGCGAACGCCACGCCGGCGACGCCGAGGACGAAACCGCCGCCCACGAGGCTCCCGGCACCGATGAAGGCGCGTCGCGTCCACTTACGCATCACGCTCCTCCTGCTTCTCGCCCTCCGCGATGGCGTGAATCGCGCGGCGCACGCGGACGAACGTGCCGCAGCGGCAGATGTTGGTGACGGAGGCTACGGAGACTCGAAGACGCGCGCGGCGTCGAACGTCAGGTCCGGCAGGAGGACCGACTGCACGGTCTCGTCACCGGAAGCAACCTGCGTTTCCCGGTAGGCGCCCTCTTCGAGCGCATGCACCTCGATCTGTCGGGCGACGGGATCGACAATCCAGTATTCGGGCACCCCGTAGCGTGCGAACAGCCACCGCTTCCGGCCCCGGTCCGTCGAGGTCGAGGAAGGCGACAGCACCTCCACCACGATGTCCGGCGCATGCCGGGTCACGGCATCGGGTTGCACCAGGCGGCGGCGCTCGGCGCGGAAGAACAGCACGTCAGGCTGGACGACATCGAACTCGTCCAACACGATGTCGAGCGGCGCGGTCAGCACCAGACCGCCGCGTCTCGCGATGTAGTCGTCCAGAATCCGGACGATCAACTGGTGACGAGGGAGCGGCGATGGAAGCACGACGAGCTCTCCTCCGTGGATCTCGTAGCGGCGCCCGTCATCCGGCATGCGCTCCAGGTCGGCGTAGCCGACACGCGGTTGCACGTCCTGCATGGGCGCCATGGTAGCACCCGCAACGAATGCGAAACTCGTGCCGCTCGAGTACCCCGGGGACCGGACCCTGGACGGCGTGCGGGTGGCGGGAACTGCGATCTCGCGCTGAAGTATCATCGCGAGGAATGCGAAGTTCGCTGCGATCATTGCGGGATTCCAACGGGCGTCGTCGCGTGGCCCGGGCGGGAGCCGACGGTGTGCGGCTCCGGGGAGGAACATCGTGAGAACAGGCAAGTTGCCGGCCTTGTGCATGGCGCTGTTGCTGTCGGGAACCTGGGTTCTCGCCGAACAGGAGGCAGGCGGATGCGAGCCGGTGGGCGACATCCGGTTCATCTGCGACCTGATCGGTCCGGAGGATCTCGCCGTCGTGCCCGGCGACGAGTGGGTCGTCGTGTCGGGCAACCAGGAAGGGGGCCGGATTCATCTGATCAACGTTGCCGACAAGACCACGTCCGTCCTCTTCCCGACGGCCGACCGGGCCGAGCGGCTCGATGCCGCGACCTATCCTTCGTGTCCGGGCCCCCTGGAGGCGGCGGAGCTGGATCAGGACGAGTTCAGGGCGCACGGCCTCTACCTGAAGCCGGGGGAGGGCGACGTGCATGCGCTGTACGTCGTGCACCACGGGCGGCGGGAGTCGATCGAGGTGTTCGAGCTCGACGCCGGCGCGATGCCGATGACGTTGGCGTGGGTCGGGTGCGCGGTGGCGCCGGAGGGCCTGCGCCTCAACTCGGTGGTGGCGCTTCCCGAGGGCGGCTTCGCGGCGACGAGCACCTCCACCGGAGACGTCTGGGAATGGAGCACCGCCGGCGGCTGGGCCGTGATTCCCGGAACCGACGACACGACGCCGAACGGCCTGGAGATCTCGCCCGACGGCCGCTGGCTGTACGTGGCCGGCTGGCGCGGCGAGAAGCTCACGCGGTTGTCGCGCGGGGGACCGCCCCGGCAGAAGGACGTGGTGCCCGTACCGTTCCGTCCGGACAACCTGCGGTACGTCGACGACGGCGCGCTGATTCTGGCCGCCGGGCACGGCAACTTCGGCACGCCGGAGGAGACGTCGAACGTCGCCTTCGTGGATCCCGAGACGCTGGAGGTGAGGCACATCTTCACGCACCCGCGCCTGGAGGGGTTCGCGTCGTCGACGGCGGCGATCCGCATCGCCGGTGAGATCTGGCTCGGGACGAACCGCGGCGGGATGGTGGCCTACTTCCCGGCGCCGGAATAGGGACCGGTCAGCCGCGCTCGTCGGTGGGACAGGACGGCAGCACGCGCCCGCCGGGAATGCAGTGCGCCGCACGGAGAACGGCGGGGGCCCGGCCGGAACAGAGGAGTTGGAAGCCATGAAGCGGTCTGTCTTCGTCGTCGCCGCCCTGTTCGTATCCGCTTCGATCTCGACCGCGCAGGAGCCGTCCGCCGGGGACGGCGTGCCGCAGTTCGCGCCGGTCACCTGGGAGCGCCTCGTCAACGCCGCCGACGAGCCGCACAACTGGCTGATGTACAACGGCACGCTCGACAGCAAGCGCTTTTCGCTTCTCGACCGGATCGACCGGACGAACGTCGCCGAGCTGGAGCTGAAGTGGGCCTACAACATCCGCCAGCTCGACCGGACGGAGACGACGCCGCTGGTGGTCGACGGCGTGATGTTCATCACCGAGTCGCCGAGCAACGTGACCGCTGTGGATGCAACCACGGGGCGGCCCTTCTGGCGCTACGAGCATCCACTGCCCGACGACCTCCGCATCTGCTGCGGGCGCAACAACCGCGGCGTCGCCATCCTGGGCGAAACGCTCTACATGAGCACGCTCGACGCGCACCTGGTCGCCATCGACGCGCGCACCGGCAACCTGGTGTGGGATGCCGAGGTGGCGGACTACCGGGGCGGCTACAGCAAGACCGCGGCGCCGCTCGTCGTCAAGGACCGGGTGGTGACCGGCATCGCCGGCGGGGAATTCGGCATACGGGGGTTCCTGGACTCGTACGACGCCGAGACCGGCGAGCTCGAATGGCGGACGTACACGATCCCGGGGCCGGACCATCCCGACAACGAGACCTGGTTGGGCGATTCGTGGCGCACGGGCGGCTCGCCGACCTGGATCACCGGTTCGTACGATCCGGATCTGAACCTGGTCTACTGGGGCACCGGCAACCCCGGCCCCGACTACGGCAGCGAGATGCGGCTGGGCGACAACCTGTACTCCGACTCGGTGCTCGCGCTCGACGGGGACACGGGCGAGATGCGCTGGTACTTCCAGTTCACGCCGCACGACGTCCACGACTGGGACGCCATCCAGATCCCGGTGCTCGCCGACATCGAGATGCCGGACGGGCCGCGGCGGGCCATGCTCTGGGCCAACCGCAACGGCTTCTACTACACGCTCGACCGCGAGACCGGCGAGTTTCTGCTCGGCAAGCCGTTCGCCCTGCTGACCTGGGCCGAGGGGCTCGACGAGAACGGCCGTCCGATCCGGGTGCCCGGCCTGTTCCCCTCGCCCGAAGGGACGGTGGTGGCGCCGACCGCGGGCGGCGCCACCAACTGGTGGTCGCCGGCGTTCAACCCGCGCACCGGGCTTCTCTACGTCAACTCGTTCGACGGCGAGGGCGAGTTCTTCCTGCGCGACGAGGAGTACGTCGAGGGCGAGCGCTACACCGGCGGGGGCGTGCAGTCGCCGCAGCCGATGGACAACTACCGGAGCGCCATCCGGGCGATCGAGCCGACCACCGGCGACATCCGCTGGGAGTTCGAGATGAAGCCGCGGGCCCGCTCCGGCGTGCTGGCCACGGCGGGCGAGCTCGTCTTCAGCGCGACCGTCGACGGCTACTTCTTCGCGCTCGACGCCGATACCGGCGAGGAGCTCTGGCACATCCCGCTCGGCGGCCCGGTCAACGCGAACCCGATGACCTACGCCGTCGACGGGCAGCAGTACGTGACGATGTCGGTGGGGAACACGGTCTACACGTTCGGCCTGGACGACTAGGAGGCTCGCATGAAGGCGTCAGTGCAGCGGTGTTCGATTCTCGGTGTGGTCGTCCTGGCGGCGGCCACCGTCGGCCTGCACGGCGCGTCGGCCGACCTGCCGGTGATGGACGGCGTGCCGACGGCCGAGCCCGAAGCGGTCGGCATGTCTTCCGGGCGCCTCGAGCGGCTCGATCGGGTGATGCGGGCCTACATCGACCGCGAGGAGGTGGCGGGCGTCGTCACCCTCGTCGCCCGGCGCGGCAAGGTGGTCAACTTCTCGGCGCAGGGCCATCGCGATGTCGAAGGCGGCAAGGCGATGACCCACGACACCATCTTCCGCATGGCGTCGATGACCAAGCCGATCGCCTCGGTGGCGCTGATGATGCTCTACGAGGAGGGGCGCTTCCAGCTCCGCGACCCCATCTCGAAGTGGCTGCCGGAGTTCGCGGACATGCAGGTGGCGATCCCCGCACCCGAGCAGGAGCGACTCACCGGGCGCTACAAGCTCGTTCCCGCCGCGCGGCCCATCACCGTGCAGCACGTGCTGACCCACACCGCGGGGCTGGCCAACACCTACCGCGGTCTGACCCAGCCCGAGTTCCAGGCGATGAACGCCGAGCGCAAGCCGCACGACACGGTGGGCGACATGGTGGAGCGGCTGGCGAAGCTGCCCCTCAACTTCCACCCGGGCGACCGCTGGGAGTACGGCCGGGCCACCGACGTGGTGGGGCGGCTGGTCGAGGTGATGTCGGGCAAGACACTGGATGCGTTCTTCCGCGAACGCATCTTCGGGCCGCTCGACATGCCGGACACGCACTTCTACCTGCCGAAGTCGAAGCTCGACCGGTTCGCCGCGCTCTACGGGCCGAACGACGACGGGAAGCGCGTTCTGACCGAGGCGCCGACCGCCGACAGCCGGTTCGTCCGCGAGCCGCACGTCTACTTCAGCGGCGCCGGCGGCCTGGTATCGACCGCGCGCGACTATTTCCGCTTCCACCAGATGATGCTGAACGGCGGCGAGCTCGACGGCGTGCGGATCCTGAGCCGCAAGACCATCGAGCTGATGACCGCCAACCACACCGGCGATTTCGGCATCTGGCTCGCCGGCCCCGGCTACGGCTTCGGTCTCGGCTACGCCGTCGTCACGGACCTCGGGCCGTCGGCGACACCGCGCTCGGAGGGCTCCTACTACTGGGGCGGCGCCTTCGGCACCATCTTCTGGGTGGACCCGTCGGAGGAGCTGATTGGCATCATGCTGACGCAGATGCGGCCGTACACGCACCTGCGCATCCGCGACGACTTGGCGACGATGACCTACCAGGCAATCGTCGATTGACGGCCTCGCCGCGATGTCGGATCGACGGTGCGTCAATCCGCGAGCAGCTCGCCGTCCCAGAGCGCGCGCAGGAAGTCCATCACCGGCAGAATGCGGATGCCGTCGATCACGCGGGCGGCGGACTCGCGGCAGACGACGATCCGGTGCTTCAGCGGCGTTTCTTCCGCGAGGCGCCGCAGGCCGGTCAGGTCCCGTTTCGTGACGGCGCCGGTCGCCTTGACCTCGATCGCGGCCGAATCGCCGACGACGAAATCGACCTCCGACCCGTCCGCGGTACGCCAGAAGGCGAGCGGCCGTGGGTCGCGAGCGTAGGCCAGCCACGCCCGCAGCTCGCAGAAGACGAGTTGCTCCAGTGCCGGGCCGAACGTCGGGCTGCCGGCTGCGATATGCGTGACGTCCGCCAGCACGTTGGCAACGCCGACATCGAAGAAGTACAGCTTGGCGTGGGACACCGGTTTGCGGCGGGCGCCGCCGGGTCTGAAGGGCCGGAGCAGCGTGGCCAGGAGCGTGTCCTCCAGAACCTGGAAATATTCGCGGACGGTACGGGCCGGCACCGCCGCGTCGGAGGCCAGACGTTCGAACACGATCGGCAGGCCGCGGCAGGCCGCCGCGGCCGTCAGGAAGCGGGAGAACGGCTCGATGCCGCGCACCAATCCCTCCGCCTGGATCTCGATCTGCAGGTAGCTCCCGCAGTAGGCGCGAAGGTCCTCGACGGGATCGGGCGAGAGGTAGATCGATGGTATGCCGCCGATGTTGATCGCCCGCATCAGGTCCCAGTCCGGCACCTCCGCGGAGACGAAGGGGAAGAGCGCGCGCGTGCGCGCCCGTCCCCCCAGCAGGTTTACGCCGCCGCGGCGCAGCTTGACGGGGCTGCTCGCGGCCATTACGAACCGCAGTCCGCGGCTCTCCATCAACTCGTGGACATCGTCGAGCAGGCTCGGGAGCTTCTGGACCTCGTCGATGATCACCGGACCCGTTCGAGGATCGCTCGCGGTCAACTCGGCGCGGAGCCTGCCGGGGTCGCGTGAGAGTCGCAGGAACACTTCGCCGTGGAGCAGGTTGAACCCTGGCGCATCCGGGAAGCACTGCCGGAGCCACGTGGTCTTGCCGGTCTGACGGGGTCCGAACAGGAACACCGAACGGGTCCGAAGATCCCCAGTCAGATCGAGACGACGCGGCAGCCCGAGGGCGTCGCTACGCACGGGAGCCATTGTAGCGCAACAGTAATGCGGAAAATACCTACTTTCCCACAGTTATTCTGCGGATAATCCTATCCCGGTTCCTCGTGGACCAGCATCTCGTTACTCCGGCGCCCCGCAGATCAGCGTTTCGCTACTCCAGCGCTTCGTAGACGAGCGTCTGGAACTCGCGCTCGAGGTCGTAGGCCGCGAACGGGTTGAGTTGCGTCCAGACCATCCCGATCAGCTCCGCCGCGGGATCGATCCAGAAGAAGGTGTTCGCGGCGCCGGCCCAGCGGAACACGCCGTCGTTGTCCGGCTCCGGCGAGGCGTCCGCGTCCACCA
Above is a window of Acidobacteriota bacterium DNA encoding:
- a CDS encoding Uma2 family endonuclease, translated to MNRMSPTGSHPPASCSARTQVPDSNSAMHKAGNLPVLTMFLPGAAHRRLPPGPRDDARWNPAMIAANFAFLAMILQREIAVPATRTPSRVRSPGYSSGTSFAFVAGATMAPMQDVQPRVGYADLERMPDDGRRYEIHGGELVVLPSPLPRHQLIVRILDDYIARRGGLVLTAPLDIVLDEFDVVQPDVLFFRAERRRLVQPDAVTRHAPDIVVEVLSPSSTSTDRGRKRWLFARYGVPEYWIVDPVARQIEVHALEEGAYRETQVASGDETVQSVLLPDLTFDAARVFESP
- a CDS encoding beta-lactamase family protein, translating into MKASVQRCSILGVVVLAAATVGLHGASADLPVMDGVPTAEPEAVGMSSGRLERLDRVMRAYIDREEVAGVVTLVARRGKVVNFSAQGHRDVEGGKAMTHDTIFRMASMTKPIASVALMMLYEEGRFQLRDPISKWLPEFADMQVAIPAPEQERLTGRYKLVPAARPITVQHVLTHTAGLANTYRGLTQPEFQAMNAERKPHDTVGDMVERLAKLPLNFHPGDRWEYGRATDVVGRLVEVMSGKTLDAFFRERIFGPLDMPDTHFYLPKSKLDRFAALYGPNDDGKRVLTEAPTADSRFVREPHVYFSGAGGLVSTARDYFRFHQMMLNGGELDGVRILSRKTIELMTANHTGDFGIWLAGPGYGFGLGYAVVTDLGPSATPRSEGSYYWGGAFGTIFWVDPSEELIGIMLTQMRPYTHLRIRDDLATMTYQAIVD
- a CDS encoding PQQ-dependent dehydrogenase, methanol/ethanol family, with translation MKRSVFVVAALFVSASISTAQEPSAGDGVPQFAPVTWERLVNAADEPHNWLMYNGTLDSKRFSLLDRIDRTNVAELELKWAYNIRQLDRTETTPLVVDGVMFITESPSNVTAVDATTGRPFWRYEHPLPDDLRICCGRNNRGVAILGETLYMSTLDAHLVAIDARTGNLVWDAEVADYRGGYSKTAAPLVVKDRVVTGIAGGEFGIRGFLDSYDAETGELEWRTYTIPGPDHPDNETWLGDSWRTGGSPTWITGSYDPDLNLVYWGTGNPGPDYGSEMRLGDNLYSDSVLALDGDTGEMRWYFQFTPHDVHDWDAIQIPVLADIEMPDGPRRAMLWANRNGFYYTLDRETGEFLLGKPFALLTWAEGLDENGRPIRVPGLFPSPEGTVVAPTAGGATNWWSPAFNPRTGLLYVNSFDGEGEFFLRDEEYVEGERYTGGGVQSPQPMDNYRSAIRAIEPTTGDIRWEFEMKPRARSGVLATAGELVFSATVDGYFFALDADTGEELWHIPLGGPVNANPMTYAVDGQQYVTMSVGNTVYTFGLDD
- a CDS encoding helix-turn-helix transcriptional regulator, producing MQLDRRGRIMAVNDRAGGILRRGDGLADRNGMLRARAPEEQVRLERLVGDALPTSGAVAVSGAMLVRRSAVSPPFAVHVKPVSVAQPDYGARHVAALVLIVEPAHHQRVDPGLVATTLGLTPGESRVAVWLAEGKSVRDMAEATGHTQGAIYWHLKEIYRKQSISRQVDLVRLVLSLAEFGDRSDPPIPGDERLRQRRLPR
- a CDS encoding xanthine dehydrogenase family protein molybdopterin-binding subunit codes for the protein MRKWTRRAFIGAGSLVGGGFVLGVAGVAFAPGRHGVVSADAIDKGELTTWITVTPDNFVTILVPHCEMGQGPQTGLAMMAAEEMEADWERVRIEEAPALDAYANAYMLRAFTGESMPAPLGRAVDYGAYRLARWFGTQATGGSLAVRGTGYGMRIAGAAAREMLLAAAAERFGVPAAECAAARSHVAHAPTGRRASFGELARAAAAIGVPSNPALKDPDTYTIRRTAKPRFDIPPKVDGGVRYGIDFTLPGMLHAAVDIAPVQGGRLISVDPAPAKSMPGVEAVVELEEAVAVVADSYWRARKALAALEPAYDDAGHGDVSSASIFAAFDEALGAAPQMPAEAARVITADYRVPFLAHATMEPMACTVRVEGERAEVWAGTQDPLNARSVAASALDFDTDRAHLTNLMLGGGYGRRLPFCFDYVDLAARIAKAMSPVPVKLVWSRENDIQHDYYRPAAMCRYAGALDADGRPLAVGAHYAGGGDRESLFMPYAIADQRFDARNVAHHIREGAWRSVLNSQHGFFKESFIDELAHAAGRDPYAFRRDLMDEHPRFRAALDRAAEMAGWGGPLPEGEGRGIAIAESFGSIVAQVAHVAVSPAGRLRVRNVHAAVDCGDVVNTDGAAAQIEGGVVFGLSAAMVGEITIEGGRVVESNFGDHRMIRMVDAPDVQVAFIRSGERLGGLGEPGVPPVAPAVTNAIFAATGIRVRNLPIKNRDLSRTGESAP
- a CDS encoding ATP-binding protein → MAPVRSDALGLPRRLDLTGDLRTRSVFLFGPRQTGKTTWLRQCFPDAPGFNLLHGEVFLRLSRDPGRLRAELTASDPRTGPVIIDEVQKLPSLLDDVHELMESRGLRFVMAASSPVKLRRGGVNLLGGRARTRALFPFVSAEVPDWDLMRAINIGGIPSIYLSPDPVEDLRAYCGSYLQIEIQAEGLVRGIEPFSRFLTAAAACRGLPIVFERLASDAAVPARTVREYFQVLEDTLLATLLRPFRPGGARRKPVSHAKLYFFDVGVANVLADVTHIAAGSPTFGPALEQLVFCELRAWLAYARDPRPLAFWRTADGSEVDFVVGDSAAIEVKATGAVTKRDLTGLRRLAEETPLKHRIVVCRESAARVIDGIRILPVMDFLRALWDGELLAD